The following proteins come from a genomic window of Coriobacteriia bacterium:
- a CDS encoding polysaccharide deacetylase family protein, whose protein sequence is MGRYHGFARTWRSITLLTAACLLALASGTAAFADTTPTAPPPSSETTTPTVPPSSDVTPPAPGPRPIARSVTAPIVARNYRAFPVSCIVSATTPATVTVEYRRIIRGKASAWRPLAQRVLASPMASKRVAVSVRLRTRGLYQVRMSVSASGCPGPTHTSSRRVRSVGSKVVALTFDDGPSGRTTPLVLAALRSADAPATFFLTGRLAAAAPGTTRRIHAEGHLLASHSLAHRILTQLGGGALASDLASGKRIVESISGQKVTWLRPPYGSTSPRVADAIRSAGMRQVLWTVDPQDWRGGSAGSIAGHVLSHTRDGSIVLMHDSGGQVATTGRAVPIILSGLKRRGYDCVNLDELAALGYRIR, encoded by the coding sequence ATGGGTCGGTATCACGGATTCGCGCGCACGTGGAGGAGCATCACACTGCTGACGGCGGCGTGTCTTCTCGCGTTGGCCAGCGGCACTGCGGCCTTCGCCGACACCACCCCGACCGCGCCTCCGCCCAGCAGCGAGACAACGACCCCGACGGTACCTCCGTCGTCTGATGTCACTCCGCCCGCACCCGGTCCGCGTCCGATCGCCCGCTCGGTCACCGCACCCATCGTCGCGCGCAACTACCGCGCGTTCCCCGTGAGCTGCATCGTCTCGGCGACCACACCCGCGACCGTGACCGTCGAGTACCGGCGCATCATCCGAGGCAAGGCCAGCGCCTGGCGACCACTCGCCCAACGGGTGCTCGCGTCGCCGATGGCGTCGAAGCGCGTCGCGGTGTCCGTCCGCCTGCGCACGCGCGGCCTGTACCAGGTACGCATGAGTGTCTCGGCGAGCGGCTGCCCCGGTCCGACTCACACGTCGTCTCGCCGCGTCCGCTCGGTCGGCAGTAAGGTCGTGGCTCTCACGTTCGACGACGGGCCGTCGGGCCGCACCACACCCCTGGTACTCGCCGCGCTGCGAAGCGCGGACGCGCCCGCGACGTTCTTCCTCACGGGCCGCCTTGCAGCGGCAGCTCCCGGCACCACACGCCGGATTCACGCCGAAGGCCACCTGCTCGCGAGTCACTCGCTTGCCCACCGCATCCTGACGCAGCTTGGAGGCGGCGCACTCGCATCAGACCTCGCCTCGGGCAAGCGCATCGTCGAGAGCATCAGCGGCCAGAAGGTCACGTGGCTCCGCCCGCCGTACGGCTCGACTTCACCGCGCGTGGCGGACGCGATTCGGTCTGCCGGGATGCGCCAGGTTCTGTGGACCGTCGACCCCCAAGATTGGCGAGGAGGCTCGGCTGGCAGCATCGCCGGCCACGTGCTCAGCCACACGCGTGACGGTTCGATCGTGCTCATGCACGACTCGGGCGGCCAAGTCGCTACGACGGGACGTGCCGTGCCGATCATCCTCAGCGGGCTGAAGCGCCGCGGCTACGACTGCGTGAACCTCGACGAGCTTGCAGCGCTGGGGTATCGCATCCGCTGA